The following DNA comes from Streptomyces sp. Ag109_O5-10.
TCGTCTGCCCCCCGCCCGGCGCGCTCACTGGTTGCTGAAGGCCGAGTCGAAGGACGCCTTGGGCAGCGGCCACAGGGCGGAGCGGATCCGGCCGACGGCCTCGGCCGCGCCGTGCAGTCGGTCCATGCCCGCGTCCTCCCACTCCACCGAGACGGGGCCCTCGTAGCCGATGGCGGCCAGGGCACGGAAGGCGTCCTCCCAGGGCATGTCCCCGTGGCCGACGGAGACGAAGTCCCAGCGCCGGCGCGGGTCGCCCCAGGGCAGGTGGGAGCCGAGGATCCCGGCACGTCCCGACGGCGGCCGCAGGCGGGTGTCCTTGCAGTCGACGTGGTAGATGCGGTCGGCGAAGTCCGTGATGAAGCCGACGGGGTCGACCCCCTGCCAGATCATGTGCGAGGGGTCCCAGTTGAAGCCGAAAGCGGGGCGGCGGCCGATCGCTTCGAGGGTGCGCTCGCTGGTCCAGTAGTCGTAGGCGATCTCGGACGGGTGGACCTCGTGGGCGAAGCGCACGCCCTCGGCGTCGAAGACGTCGAGGATCGGGTTCCAGCGGCGCGCGAAGTCCTCGTACCCCTCGTCGATCACCGCCTGGGAGACCGGTGGGAACATCGCGACGTACTTCCAGATCTTCGATCCGGTGAACCCGACGACGGTGTCGGCGCCGAGCCTGCGGGCGACGCGGGCGGCGCGCTTCATGTCCTCGGCCGCGCGCTGCCGGACGCCCTCCGGGTCGCCGTCGCCCCAGATCTCCGGGCGCAGGATGGCCTGGTGGCGGAAGTCGATCGGGTCGTCACAGACGGCCTGGCCGCCGAGGTGGTGGGAGATCGCCCAGACCTTCAGCCCGTGGCGCTCGAGGATCGCCTGCCGGTGGGGCAGGTAGTCGGGATCGGCCTCGGCACGGGCCAGGTCCAGGTGGTCGCCGGAGGCCGCGATCTCCAGTCCGTCGTAGCCCCACTCGCTCGCCAGCCGCGCCACCTCCTCGAACGGCAGATCCGCCCACTGACCGGTGAAGAGGGTGACCGGCTGCCGGGCCGGTTCCCGGCTCTGTGCCTGGCTCTGGTTCATGTGCGGCCTCCTTGGCGTTCCCGCCACTTTAGCTTACGGTGAGCAAAAGTCGACCTTGCGGGAATCGTTGCTCTCCGTTTTTTCGATCTGTTCACGCGTTAGCTCCGTTAGCTCCGTTAGCTCCGTAGCTCCGTTAGCTCTTGAGAGAGAAAGAGGTGCGTGTCATGCGCGTCGGTGTCATCGGTACCGGCTTCATGGGGGCCGTGCACACCCGGTCCGCGCTCGTGGCCGGCGGCGACGTGGTGGGCGTGGTCGGGTCGACGCCCGAGAAAGGTCGGCGCGCTGCCGCGCAGCTCCGGGCCGGGCAGGGTTTCGACTCGGTCGAGGACCTGCTGCGGCACGGAGTCGACGTACTGCACGTGTGCACGCCCAACGCCACGCACGCCGAGTTCTGCCGTGCGGCCCTCACGGCCGGGGTGCCGGTCGTCTGCGAGA
Coding sequences within:
- a CDS encoding sugar phosphate isomerase/epimerase, translated to MNQSQAQSREPARQPVTLFTGQWADLPFEEVARLASEWGYDGLEIAASGDHLDLARAEADPDYLPHRQAILERHGLKVWAISHHLGGQAVCDDPIDFRHQAILRPEIWGDGDPEGVRQRAAEDMKRAARVARRLGADTVVGFTGSKIWKYVAMFPPVSQAVIDEGYEDFARRWNPILDVFDAEGVRFAHEVHPSEIAYDYWTSERTLEAIGRRPAFGFNWDPSHMIWQGVDPVGFITDFADRIYHVDCKDTRLRPPSGRAGILGSHLPWGDPRRRWDFVSVGHGDMPWEDAFRALAAIGYEGPVSVEWEDAGMDRLHGAAEAVGRIRSALWPLPKASFDSAFSNQ